TCGACCAGCCGGATCGGGGGCGGCACCACGGTGGCGGCGCGCCGCCAGGTCTTTTCGATCCGCCGCGCCACCCACTGCGAGTTGGCCACGTAGTGGTCGACACGCAGGCTGCTGGCGACATCCCAGGCCCGCAGATACGAGAGCAGCGGCGCCGCCAGCACCCGCTGCCAGGTCGGCAGGGTGGCCTGATAGGCGTGGGTCATGTCCCAGGCATACCGCATCGGCGTATGCACGTAGGCCAGGTGCAGCGCGTCGGCGTCCACGATGACCCCTTTGGCGCAGGCGTGATGCGAGGTCACCACCAGGTCGTAGCCACGCAGGTCGAGTTCTTCGAAGGCCAGGGGCAACAGCGGCAAGCAGGCCTGGTGGCGCCGGCGCGCGCCCGGCACCCGCTGCAGGAAGGACGTGCGCACATCCAGCCGCTGAAAATCAGGCGGCAGGCGACTGGGATCATAGACGCTGGTGAAGACCGGGGCCTCCGGCCAGAGGCGATGCAAGGCCAGCAGAACCCGTTCGGAGCCTCCGAACGTGGTGAGCCATTCGTGAACCAGCGCTACCTTCACGCGAGCGGTCCTGTTCCTGCCAAGCCGTCCAAAGCCCGCATGTTACCACGCGCGCGACGGGCCACTCGCCCGGGCGACACGCCGATAGACGGCCTGCGTCTCCTGGGCCACGGCGGCCCAGCTGCGCGAGGCCGCATGGCGCAACCCGGCGGCGATCAGCCCGGCCCGCAGCGGCTCATCCGCCAGCGTCCGCCGCAAGGCCGCCTGCCAGGCCGCCACGTCGCGCACCGGCAGGCGCCAGGCCGCCTCCCCCACGGCCTCGCGCAGGCCCGGCGCCTCGCTGCACAGCACCGGCACGCCGGCCGCCATGGCTTCGAGCGGGGGCAGACCGAACCCCTCGCGGCAGGAGGGAAAGGCGAACAGGCTGGCCGCCTGCAACAAGGCCGCCAGATCGTCGTCGTCGAGCCAGTCCGTCAGCACCACGCGCGGGCCGAGGCCGTGGCGGGCGATCGCCGCGGGCAGGTGCGTCGCGCCGGGGTCACAGCGCCCGGCCAGCACCACGCGTACGTCCTCCGGCAGCGCCACGCAGGCAGCCAGCAGGGTTTCCAGGTTCTTGTACGGCTTCCACTGACCGATGTACAGCACGAAGCGTCCCTCCAGACCGAAGCGCGCCCGCAACGCCGCGAGGCGCGCCGCCGGTTGGGGACGCGCCAGGCGGGTGTCCGCCGCCAGCGGCACCACCGTGATGCGCTCGGGCGCCAGGCCCAGCCGCGTCACCAGATCCTCCCGGGTGGCCTGGCTATGCGTCAGCACGGCCTGGGCCCGCGCGGGCACCCAGCGGGCCATGGCGCCAAAGGCCAGCGCCCCCCCCGGGCGGCCGATCGTGCCGGGATGGTGCAGGGGAATCAGGTCGTGGACCGTCACCACCAGCGGCACACGGCTCAGCAGCGGCGCATTCAGGTGCGGGGCGTGAAACAGCCCGATCGCGTGTCGGGCCAAGGCTTGCGGCCAGAACCGCTGTTCCCGCAGGGAAAACAGCGGCGCGGGACAGGGGGCGATCGCCACCTGAGGCCAGCGTGCCTGCACCGCCGCCACGTCGTCCGGCGCCACCCAGGCCGTGGCCCGCCAGGCCGGGTCCAGCTGGCTCAGCAGCTGGTCGATGTAGCGTCCGATCCCGGTGTGGCGCCACATGCGCGCATCGACACCCAGGCGCGGAAGCGCCTCGGAGCCTGCCTCCGGCGGATCGGAAAGTACCCTCCCCCGATGGGGCCCACCGGCTCCCGCAGCGCCCAGCAAGCGGGGTGGCCGTCAGGACGTGGGGGCAGCCGAATGCGGCTGAGCGGCGGGGACGGTGCGGGTCTGGCCGGCCAGCGGGGCGAGACGGGCCAGATCGGCATCGACCATCATGGCCACCAGCTCCGGGAAGCGCACCGTGGGCTCCCAGCCAAGCACCCGTTTGGCCTTGGTGGGATCGCCAATCAGCAAATCGACCTCGGCCGGGCGCATGAAGCGCGGATCCTGCTGGATGTGGGCCTGCCAGTCGAGCCCCACGTGCGCGAACGCCAGCTCACAGAACTCCTGCACGCTGTGGGTCTCCCCCGTGGCGATCACGAAATCGTCCGGCTGCGCTTGCTGCAGCATGAGCCACATGGCCCGCACGTAGTCCCCCGCGAAACCCCAGTCGCGCCGGGCATCCAGGTTGCCCAGCGTGAGCGAATCGGTCAGGCCCAGCTTGATGCGGGCCACCCCGTCGGTGATCTTGCGGGTCACGAACTCCAGCCCCCGGCGCGGGCTCTCGTGGTTGAAGAGGATCCCGCTGCTGGCATGCATCCCGTAGCTTTCCCGGTAATTCACGGTGATCCAGTGGCCATAGACCTTGGCCACGCCATAGGGACTACGGGGATAGAAGGGCGTCGCCTCGCTTTGCGGCACGGCCTGCACCTTGCCGAACATCTCGGAGGTGCTGGCCTGATAGAAACGCGCCTTGGGCGCCACCTTGCGCACGGCATCGAGCAACCGCGTGACGCTCAGGCCGGTCGCTTCTCCCGTCAACACCGGTTGGCCCCAGCTCGCCCCCACGAAGCTCTGGGCGGCCAGATTGTAGACCTCCGTCGGCCGGGACTCCTCCAGGGCTTCCAGCAAACTCTGGCTGTCGAGCAGATCACCCGAGAGCAGGGCCAAGCGTCCTTTCAGGTGCGCGATGCGTTCGTCGTTGGGCTGGCTGGAGCGACGGGTCAGGCCGTACACCTCGTAGCCCTGGTCGAGCAAGTACTCGGCCAGATAGCTGCCGTCTTGCCCCGTGATGCCCGTGATGAATGCGCGTTCAGCCATGGAAGGAGTGTACCCGAGGACTCGCAAGGGCGCACTCCTTTTGCGCGAGCTCCTGCCACCGGCGGCGGCCGGCTGAGAGCGGCGGTCAGACCACGGGCCCCACGAGGGCGAAGGCACATCCGCCTTCGAGACGCTCAGGCAGCGGCGGCGCCCCGGGCCCCCGAATGCCCGCGCCAGGCGTCGCCCAGCCCCTGCTGAACGGCCCGCAAGGCGGCCCGGCGTTCAGGGCCCAGGGCCAAGATGCGCAGCAACTTGCGCGGCAGGCGAACGCCGGCCCACCACAGCAGGGCCGCGAGCCGCGCCGGACCACGCAGGCGTGTCCGAATCACCCGCAGCCCGTTGCGCGTGTCGTAGTAATCCACCAGCGCCGGCACACCGGCCGCTCGCCCGGTCGAGGCGCCTCCCAGGTGCCAGGCCTCGGCTTGGGGCACCCAGTGCGGCCAGAGGCCGATCGCCCGGGCCCGCAGGCAGAAGTCGACATCCTCGTGGTACAGGAAATACCGCTCATCGAGCCCCCCCAGCGCCTGCCAGGTCGACCCCTCGACCAGCAACACACAGGCCGAGGCAAAGCCCACCGGACCCGCGCGATGGGCACCCGGCCGGCCATGCAGGGGTTCCCCCAAGCGGAGGCGGCCGCCCGCATACCAGCTGCGGGAACGCTCGGGAAAATGGCCTTGCCAGATGGTGGGCGCGGCGATCGCCACCTCGGCCGCCAGCAGGTGGGCGAGGGTCTCCCCATCCAGTTCGGCGTCGTTGTTGAGCAACAGCAGGTGGCTGACGCCTCTCGCCAGCAAGGCAGCGGCCCCGCGGTTCATGCCGCCGGCAAAACCCAGGTTTTCGGGCAAGGCCAGCACCTCGGCCCACTCGCTCAGAGCCGCCACCTCGGCCTCGCCCGAGCCATTGTCGACCACCAGCACCTGCAGCCGGTAGCCCGGCCCGGCCCGCAGGCTGGCCAGGCAACGACGCGTCAAGGCGGCCCCACGCCAGTTCAGCACGACCACCCCCACATGGGGCAGCGAGGGCGAACTCACGCCGAGGGCCCGGGCGCGCTTTCCGCCGGCGAGGGCGTCACGGCCGGGTCGAGCGGCATCGAGGTGTCCGAACCCAGCGCGAGGTCGCCCGCCCCCAAGGCCTCAGGGAGCGCGGCGCTCGGGTCGCTCGCCAGCGACCCCTCGGGCCCATCAGGGGCCAGATCATCTGCCGGCGAGGTTTCAGGGAGCGCAGCACTGAGCTCGCTCGCCAGCAACGCCTCGGGCCCGGCAGGGGCCAGGTCATCTGCCAGCGAAGTTTCAGGGAGCGCAGCACGGAGGTCGCTCGCCAGCGACGCCGGGGCATTGGCCGAAAGCGTCTCGAAATCATCCGCTGGCAGCGCCGCATCGGATGCCGTCGCCAGGCTTGAGGTCTGCCACGCCTCCACCGGCGAGGCGAGAAGGTCTGCCGGGTCGAACTCGGTTGAGCCCACCGGTGCGGCATCAAGGGGCTCACCCGGCTCTTCCAGCACGCTGGCCACCGGCGGCGAAAGCAATTCCAGCAGGCTCTCGAGTCGATGCTCCCAGCTGTTGATGCGGGCCAGCGCCTCCGAGACGGCCGGCTCCACGGGATGCGACAGCGCCCGGCTGATGGCCGCCACGAAGGCGTCCGCATCGGGCGCCAGGTGCAGCCCCGGCCAGCTGGTGCGCTCACCATACGCGGTCGCCACCACGGGCCGCCCCAGGGCCAGGGCCCCCAACACCTCGCCGGGTCGGGGTTCGGGGCGCCCGGGTGCCAGCGTCAGGGGCATCAGGACCACGTCGGCGGCAGCCAGATAGGCCGGAATGCTGGCGTGGGGGCGGCTGCCCAGAATGTGCAAGTGAGAGGGCGGCCGGAAGGGGCACTGATCGGTGTAATCGCCCACCAGCACGACGTGGCCGCTCGGATAGGCCTGCAACACGCGCTCGACGATGGCCCAGTCGAAGACGGTGTCCCAGAGGGCCCCCACGTACACGAACAGCGGCTTTCCGCTGGGCAGGTCGCCAGGCCGACCCCAGCGCCGCTTGCGATCGAAGCGCTCGCGGTCCAGGCCGTCGGGCACGGGGTGGACCGTGCGGCCACAGCGGGCCTCCAGCACGGCGGCCGCCCCCACCGTCGGCGCCGTCAGCACGTCCGCCAGACCCGCCAGACGAGCCTCCACGCCAAGGTCGACGGTCACATCCTCACGGAAGGCATCCTCATCTTCGACCATGTCGTAAATCAGGTCCGCCCCGGCCGCCTGCATGGCCTCGATGGCCGGCTCGAAGGCCGGGTGGGGGCTGCTGATCATCGCCACGTAGCGACCGTTCGGCGGCTGGCTGACGTGCCCGACCAGATCGAACTCCGCCATCCGCAGCACCGAGATCCCGGGGCGCGCGAGCGACCCCCCGTCGGCGGACGCGAGTTCGCCCCACTGGGCAAACACGACGTGCCAGCCGGCCGACCGCCAGGCGCGTGCAAACTGGGCCGCGCGATGATCGCTCGCGCTGGCCAACCAGGGCGTGCGGCTGAGCACCACCGCCACATCCGTCGGAAGCCGCTCCAGCGTGGCCCAGCGAGCCAGCAAGGGCACCAGGCGACGTCCCCAGTCCACCTGCTCGGCGTCTTGCGTGCGCACGGCCCGAGCGGCCGGCAAGCCGATGCTCGCCCGGGACACCTCCAGGGCCGCCGCAAACCCCTCGGCATCCTCCGCGGTGCGCAGTCCACGATAACCGGCCGCGTCGGGAAAGGGCGTCGAGACCACCGGCTTACCGGCGGCCAGGCAGGCCATCAGGCCCGGCGCCGCAAAGCCGTGAAGCATGGGTTCAGGCGCCACCGGAAACATGGCCACCGAGAAGGCCTGCACGTAAGCAGGCAGCTCGCCAAGCGGTCGCTCGCCGAGCAGATAGATGTTGACCGGCAGCGAATCGAGCGGCACTTTCCCGATCGGGCCGATCAGCACGAAGGCCCAGTGCGGCAGGCGCCCGGCCACCGCCACCAGCAAATCGAGCGAGAGGCCCTGACCCACCGGCCCGACGTAGCCAGCCAGCGGCCGGTTGGCCCCCACCAGTGGGCGGAGCTCCTTGGGGGGCGGCAACCCCTCCCCTTGCCAGTCGGACAGCTCGGCGCCATCAGGCAGCAAACAGACATCGTCCCGCCCCCCCTGCGCGGCCTCCCAGACGGTGCCATTGCGCGCCAGCACCACGCTCGCCTCCGTGAGCAGGGTGTGGTGAGCGGCTTGCAAGCGCTCCCCCGTCCAGGGAGCGGGGGGGGCCAGGTGCGCCTCCGAGACCCGGGCGCGCACGCCGCGTCCGCGCCGCGCGCGCAGGCTGAGCCCGCTCTCCGGCTCCAGCAGGGGGCCGGTGGCCGGGGCCACCGGCGGCACGGGCGCGTCGTAGATCACGCGGGCCAGACAAAAACGGGTCAGCAAGGTCAGCTGGCGCGGATCGGTGACCACCACCCAGGGGCGCCGCAACTCGCGCGCGAGCACCAGATTGGCCCGAAACAGGCCGTCCCCGACCGGCTCGAAGCTGGCCGCCTCATCCACCAGCACCACCACGCAGCCGGCCCGCGCCAGCGCGAGCCCCAGCTGATGCCAGCGGGTCATTCCCCCCTGCGTGTCCGCGCCGGGCAGGACCACCACCACCCGCTTGCCCAGATGAGGGGCGAGCAGGCGATCGCGCTGCGCGCGCTGCCCCGCGAGCGAGGTCCCCGGGCGCGGCCAGCGCCGCAGCTTGGCTGACAGGGCCTGGCCCCAGGCCGACAGCAAGGCCAGCCAGCTCCCACGCCGCAAGGCGCGCCGGGGAAGGCGCACGCTGGCCGGGGCAGGCGCGCGCTCCCCGGGCGGCGCTTCCACCAGTTCCTGCAGCCGGGCCTCCTCCTGGCGCAGCTGGGCCTCGGCTTCGATGGCCGCCTGCATGCGCGCGGTCCCGAGCGTCTGGGCCTCATGCAGCAGCCGTTCGAGCACCGTGACCAGCACGTGGTGGCTGGCCTCCCGCAAGCGCAGCGACTGACTCGCGATGGCCAGGTCCACCCGCGCCGGCTCCAAGCGGTTACAGCGCAGCGAGACCAGGGCACGCACGAAGGCGGCCGGCGCAGGCGCCGCGCCCGCCATCTCCGCCCGCGTGGCGGCCTCTTCCGCCAGGCCCGCGTCGCCCAAGCTCCCCTCCAGCAAGCCCAGCCCCAGCAACCCCGCCGGACCGATCTCCCGGGCGCGAATCGCCTCCCGCAAGACCGCCGGCGCCTCCAGCACCGACCCGAGCAACTCGGCTTGCTGAAGCGTCAGTTCACGCGCGGTGGCCACCCCCAGCAAGATGTCTTCGCCGCGAAAACGCACGGCCCGATACACGCGGGTTTGGAAATAACTGCCCAGCAAGGCCTCGAGGCCCGCCTCCCCCACGTAGCACAGCTGCTCGTAATGACGCTGCAGGCCGGGCCATTTTTCCGGTCGCGCCTGCTCCCGCAGCGCATCGGCATTGGGAATCGAGAATAGCAACAAGCCGCCCTCGCCCAGGCGGTTCGCCCAGTGCAACACGGCATCGCGTGGCTGTGGCAGGCTGGTCAGCAGATCCCAGGCCAGCACCACCTGGGGGTTGAGCGCCTCTTCCCAGGAGAGGCGGACGTCGTCGAAATCGAAGGCTGGAACCGCCTGCCCCGTGACCTCGGTGACCAGGCGGGCCCGCGGGGTCAGATCGCAGCCGGCCAGCGGCCCGAGTTCGAAACCCCGCGCCAGCGCGAGGAAGGCACCCTGGCCGCAAGCGTTGTCGAGCAGCGGGGTCGGCGACACGCCGAGCACGTCGCAGGCGAACAGCATCCAGCCGAGCCGCCAGCGCGCCGCGTCGAGGCTCTGGTCGAGGCTTTCCAGCACCGTGACGCCGTCATACAGGGCGGCCAGCGAGAGCGGACGCTCCATGCGGTAGATCGTGTCGCAGCGCGGGCAGGTTTGCAGATTCTCGCCATCACCGCGGCGACAGAACGGCGCGCCACCTGGCGCGCCGCACGCGGGACAGAGCAAGATCGGGAGCGGGGCAGCCATTCGAAGTTCACGCAGCCTGGAACGGCATCAACAGGCCGCTCGCGCCCCGATTCTAGGCGGCGTGTGGGCGCACGGTCAAGCGGCCGGCTGTGCGCGCCATCCCTTTTCCCGGGCAGGCAACCTGTTAAGATGGTGGCATGCCGGAATTTTCCACCGCGGCGGAAAGCCAGGTCGCCACCACGCCCAACCACGTGCGCCACTTCCAGTGGAACGACGACTACATCGAACTGCTCAGCCATCGGCTGGAGCTGGCCTCGGTCAAGACCCTGGTCGAACTGGGCAGCGGCCTGGGCTATCTGGCGGGCCTGTTCGGGCTATACATGAAACCTGGGTCTCAGGTGCTGGGCTTCGAACCGTCGGCCGAGATGGTGGCCGAGGCCGAACGTGAGGCGGCCGAACGCCCTTATTCCGTCGCGCATCGCTTCGCGCAGGCTGAGCTGCACCGCCTGCCCCTGGCGGACGGACTGGCGGATCTGGCGATCAGCCACCACGTACTGCCCAATGTGCCGGATGCAGCGG
This is a stretch of genomic DNA from Candidatus Sericytochromatia bacterium. It encodes these proteins:
- a CDS encoding glycosyltransferase family 1 protein; the protein is MWRHTGIGRYIDQLLSQLDPAWRATAWVAPDDVAAVQARWPQVAIAPCPAPLFSLREQRFWPQALARHAIGLFHAPHLNAPLLSRVPLVVTVHDLIPLHHPGTIGRPGGALAFGAMARWVPARAQAVLTHSQATREDLVTRLGLAPERITVVPLAADTRLARPQPAARLAALRARFGLEGRFVLYIGQWKPYKNLETLLAACVALPEDVRVVLAGRCDPGATHLPAAIARHGLGPRVVLTDWLDDDDLAALLQAASLFAFPSCREGFGLPPLEAMAAGVPVLCSEAPGLREAVGEAAWRLPVRDVAAWQAALRRTLADEPLRAGLIAAGLRHAASRSWAAVAQETQAVYRRVARASGPSRAW
- the gmd gene encoding GDP-mannose 4,6-dehydratase, whose amino-acid sequence is MAERAFITGITGQDGSYLAEYLLDQGYEVYGLTRRSSQPNDERIAHLKGRLALLSGDLLDSQSLLEALEESRPTEVYNLAAQSFVGASWGQPVLTGEATGLSVTRLLDAVRKVAPKARFYQASTSEMFGKVQAVPQSEATPFYPRSPYGVAKVYGHWITVNYRESYGMHASSGILFNHESPRRGLEFVTRKITDGVARIKLGLTDSLTLGNLDARRDWGFAGDYVRAMWLMLQQAQPDDFVIATGETHSVQEFCELAFAHVGLDWQAHIQQDPRFMRPAEVDLLIGDPTKAKRVLGWEPTVRFPELVAMMVDADLARLAPLAGQTRTVPAAQPHSAAPTS
- a CDS encoding glycosyltransferase family 2 protein, whose product is MSSPSLPHVGVVVLNWRGAALTRRCLASLRAGPGYRLQVLVVDNGSGEAEVAALSEWAEVLALPENLGFAGGMNRGAAALLARGVSHLLLLNNDAELDGETLAHLLAAEVAIAAPTIWQGHFPERSRSWYAGGRLRLGEPLHGRPGAHRAGPVGFASACVLLVEGSTWQALGGLDERYFLYHEDVDFCLRARAIGLWPHWVPQAEAWHLGGASTGRAAGVPALVDYYDTRNGLRVIRTRLRGPARLAALLWWAGVRLPRKLLRILALGPERRAALRAVQQGLGDAWRGHSGARGAAAA
- a CDS encoding glycosyltransferase, with product MAAPLPILLCPACGAPGGAPFCRRGDGENLQTCPRCDTIYRMERPLSLAALYDGVTVLESLDQSLDAARWRLGWMLFACDVLGVSPTPLLDNACGQGAFLALARGFELGPLAGCDLTPRARLVTEVTGQAVPAFDFDDVRLSWEEALNPQVVLAWDLLTSLPQPRDAVLHWANRLGEGGLLLFSIPNADALREQARPEKWPGLQRHYEQLCYVGEAGLEALLGSYFQTRVYRAVRFRGEDILLGVATARELTLQQAELLGSVLEAPAVLREAIRAREIGPAGLLGLGLLEGSLGDAGLAEEAATRAEMAGAAPAPAAFVRALVSLRCNRLEPARVDLAIASQSLRLREASHHVLVTVLERLLHEAQTLGTARMQAAIEAEAQLRQEEARLQELVEAPPGERAPAPASVRLPRRALRRGSWLALLSAWGQALSAKLRRWPRPGTSLAGQRAQRDRLLAPHLGKRVVVVLPGADTQGGMTRWHQLGLALARAGCVVVLVDEAASFEPVGDGLFRANLVLARELRRPWVVVTDPRQLTLLTRFCLARVIYDAPVPPVAPATGPLLEPESGLSLRARRGRGVRARVSEAHLAPPAPWTGERLQAAHHTLLTEASVVLARNGTVWEAAQGGRDDVCLLPDGAELSDWQGEGLPPPKELRPLVGANRPLAGYVGPVGQGLSLDLLVAVAGRLPHWAFVLIGPIGKVPLDSLPVNIYLLGERPLGELPAYVQAFSVAMFPVAPEPMLHGFAAPGLMACLAAGKPVVSTPFPDAAGYRGLRTAEDAEGFAAALEVSRASIGLPAARAVRTQDAEQVDWGRRLVPLLARWATLERLPTDVAVVLSRTPWLASASDHRAAQFARAWRSAGWHVVFAQWGELASADGGSLARPGISVLRMAEFDLVGHVSQPPNGRYVAMISSPHPAFEPAIEAMQAAGADLIYDMVEDEDAFREDVTVDLGVEARLAGLADVLTAPTVGAAAVLEARCGRTVHPVPDGLDRERFDRKRRWGRPGDLPSGKPLFVYVGALWDTVFDWAIVERVLQAYPSGHVVLVGDYTDQCPFRPPSHLHILGSRPHASIPAYLAAADVVLMPLTLAPGRPEPRPGEVLGALALGRPVVATAYGERTSWPGLHLAPDADAFVAAISRALSHPVEPAVSEALARINSWEHRLESLLELLSPPVASVLEEPGEPLDAAPVGSTEFDPADLLASPVEAWQTSSLATASDAALPADDFETLSANAPASLASDLRAALPETSLADDLAPAGPEALLASELSAALPETSPADDLAPDGPEGSLASDPSAALPEALGAGDLALGSDTSMPLDPAVTPSPAESAPGPSA